Proteins encoded by one window of Dioscorea cayenensis subsp. rotundata cultivar TDr96_F1 chromosome 20, TDr96_F1_v2_PseudoChromosome.rev07_lg8_w22 25.fasta, whole genome shotgun sequence:
- the LOC120251254 gene encoding pentatricopeptide repeat-containing protein At4g01030, mitochondrial isoform X2 — translation MEVSMSLPQLNQSASPHHHFTATRKRRRRSNAINQYTGFKNQTLTSQPYTCPSSSSPMYEELMSLTSLASLKQAHCRILKSVEASQCDWLLMNRMLQLYSEFGDFQSAAMVFLIGLQHEALSWTDLIEKFRNEDNPSKLLEVLGELHGMGVVFTARVLITALKISSKLEDLLFGLQMLTFVIKLGFDSDPYVMCAVMDFHADFFGIESANEFFEETPMKSSVLWNKVVTLNAEYGEWLNALQYFQKMQTLGIKADEVTIAKALHVCGRLQTLKEGKALHGYAIRSGYSSALLVGNPDLVSWNCLLSGHSLHGSTNEAMNILRRMLPMDLKPNSSSISSVLRAVSDSGLLDVGKQIHGYVMRHGLASNVYVGTSLIDMYVKCCRLDDARRVFHLMKHRNVYTWNSLISGFAHGGFLDESLELLKLMEREGVQPDLTTWNGLIDGYTIKGMSKQASRLIHQLKAIGIRPNVVSWTSIISGCCQNAHYEDSLYYFKEMQNDGIEPNSVTLASVLRACAALAFLKKGAELHCFALSKGIDCDTFVATGLIDMYCKSGSLAAARRVFESMSNKTLASWNAMIMGFAAHGLWKEATSLFDEMCEAGVKPDGISFTAVLSACRHSGLTSEGWKYFDNMRNTYNVIPTVEHYACMVDLLARGGYLDEAWDFIRDMPLEPDASVWGALLGGCRNHRNVEIAEIAAKHLFKLEPYNPANYLLMMSIYAYENRWRDVEIMSDAMNAAGVKSRAGWSWIQIGQNVHVFHVDGKLHPEIGEIYFELYQLASEMKSLGYVPDISCIIHNVNETEKEKLLMSHTEKLAITYGLINTERDTTIRVITNTRVCNDCHSMAKFISKIRGREILLRDGARYHRFKDGNCSCNDYW, via the exons ATGGAGGTTTCCATGTCTTTACCTCAACTGAACCAATCTGCTTCTCCACATCATCACTTCActgcaacaagaaagagaagaagaagaagcaatgcCATCAACCAATATACTGGTTTCAAAAACCAAACTTTAACCTCTCAGCCTTACACTTGTCCATCCTCTTCATCTCCAATGTATGAGGAACTCATGAGCTTAACATCTCTGGCATCACTGAAACAAGCCCACTGCCGGATTTTGAAATCAGTGGAAGCATCACAGTGTGATTGGCTGCTGATGAACAGGATGCTTCAACTGTACTCAGAGTTTGGGGATTTTCAGTCTGCAGCCATGGTTTTCTTGATTGGTTTGCAGCATGAAGCTTTGTCTTGGActgatttgattgaaaagttcAGGAATGAAGATAATCCAAGTAAGTTGCTTGAAGTTCTTGGTGAATTGCATGGAATGGGAGTGGTTTTTACTGCTAGAGTCTTGATCACTGCTCTAAAGATCAGTTCAAAGCTAGAGGATCTGTTATTCGGTCTGCAAATGCTTACATTTGTTATCaaattgggttttgattctGATCCCTATGTCATGTGTGCGGTTATGGATTTTCATGCTGATTTCTTTGGCATTGAGTCTGCAAATGAGTTCTTTGAGGAGACACCCATGAAAAGTAGTGTTCTTTGGAATAAAGTTGTGACCTTGAATGCAGAGTATGGGGAGTGGTTGAATGCCTTGCAGTATTTCCAAAAGATGCAAACTTTAGGCATCAAAGCTGATGAAGTCACAATTGCTAAAGCTCTTCATGTTTGTGGGAGGCTCCAAACACTCAAAGAAGGGAAAGCACTTCACGGTTATGCTATTCGATCAGGATATTCGTCGGCTTTACTAGTAGGCAAT CCAGATTTGGTCAGTTGGAACTGCTTGCTCTCAGGTCATTCACTGCATGGTTCCACTAATGAAGCAATGAACATTCTTCGAAGAATGCTGCCGATGGATCTAAAGCCAAATTCAAGCTCCATCTCGAGTGTTCTTCGAGCAGTAAGCGATTCGGGATTGCTTGATGTCGGTAAGCAAATACATGGCTATGTGATGAGACATGGGCTTGCATCAAATGTGTATGTAGGCACATCACTGATAGACATGTATGTGAAATGCTGCAGATTAGATGATGCTCGGAGAGTCTTTCACTTGATGAAGCATAGAAATGTTTACACATGGAATTCACTGATCTCCGGGTTTGCCCATGGTGGTTTTCTTGATGAATCTTTGGAGCTGTTGAAACTGATGGAGAGGGAAGGTGTTCAGCCTGATTTAACTACGTGGAATGGATTGATTGATGGGTACACGATAAAAGGGATGAGCAAACAAGCATCGCGGTTAATTCATCAACTGAAAGCAATAGGAATCAGGCCAAATGTGGTTTCATGGACATCGATCATCTCCGGTTGTTGTCAGAATGCACATTATGAGGATTCTTTATACTATTTCAAGGAGATGCAGAATGACGGGATCGAACCCAATTCAGTAACTCTAGCTTCTGTCCTCCGAGCTTGTGCTGCTTTGGCATTTCTGAAGAAGGGAGCAGAATTGCATTGTTTTGCATTGAGCAAAGGTATTGATTGTGATACATTTGTTGCCACAGGACTTATTGATATGTACTGTAAATCCGGAAGCTTAGCAGCTGCCCGACGAGTATTTGAGAGCATGTCAAACAAAACTCTGGCCTCATGGAATGCAATGATCATGGGCTTTGCTGCACATGGACTATGGAAGGAAGCGACTTCACTCTTTGATGAAATGTGTGAAGCAGGAGTGAAACCAGACGGTATATCTTTTACTGCTGTGCTCTCAGCTTGCCGGCATTCCGGATTAACCAGTGAAGGATGGAAGTATTTTGACAACATGAGAAACACTTACAATGTGATACCAACCGTTGAGCATTATGCATGTATGGTTGATCTTCTAGCACGAGGAGGTTATCTAGATGAAGCGTGGGATTTTATTCGAGATATGCCATTGGAACCTGATGCTAGTGTGTGGGGTGCTCTTCTCGGAGGTTGCAGAAATCACAGAAATGTGGAGATTGCTGAAATTGCAGCAAAGCATTTGTTCAAATTAGAACCTTATAATCCTGCCAATTATTTGCTGATGAtgagtatatatgcatatgagAATCGTTGGAGGGATGTCGAGATAATGAGTGATGCAATGAATGCAGCAGGAGTGAAGAGTAGAGCTGGATGGAGTTGGATACAGATCGGTCAAAATGTACATGTTTTCCATGTTGACGGGAAACTGCATCCTGAAATCGGTGAGATATACTTTGAGTTGTATCAACTGGCTTCTGAGATGAAAAGTTTAGGATATGTACCTGATATCAGTTGCATAATTCACAATGTCAATGAAACGGAGAAGGAGAAATTGCTGATGAGTCACACTGAAAAACTGGCAATCACTTACGGGCTTATCAATACTGAGAGGGATACCACAATAAGAGTGATAACCAATACAAGAGTATGCAATGACTGTCATTCAATGGCAAAGTTCATATCAAAAATAAGGGGCCGGGAAATCTTGCTCAGGGATGGTGCCCGGTATCACCGTTTCAAGGATGGAAACTGTTCATGCAATGACTATTGGTGA
- the LOC120251254 gene encoding pentatricopeptide repeat-containing protein At4g01030, mitochondrial isoform X1, whose protein sequence is MEVSMSLPQLNQSASPHHHFTATRKRRRRSNAINQYTGFKNQTLTSQPYTCPSSSSPMYEELMSLTSLASLKQAHCRILKSVEASQCDWLLMNRMLQLYSEFGDFQSAAMVFLIGLQHEALSWTDLIEKFRNEDNPSKLLEVLGELHGMGVVFTARVLITALKISSKLEDLLFGLQMLTFVIKLGFDSDPYVMCAVMDFHADFFGIESANEFFEETPMKSSVLWNKVVTLNAEYGEWLNALQYFQKMQTLGIKADEVTIAKALHVCGRLQTLKEGKALHGYAIRSGYSSALLVGNVLIAMYSHNASAELARRVFQSMDSRNVVSWNSIISGFALNGFLDDAFELFNEMISSGLQPDLVSWNCLLSGHSLHGSTNEAMNILRRMLPMDLKPNSSSISSVLRAVSDSGLLDVGKQIHGYVMRHGLASNVYVGTSLIDMYVKCCRLDDARRVFHLMKHRNVYTWNSLISGFAHGGFLDESLELLKLMEREGVQPDLTTWNGLIDGYTIKGMSKQASRLIHQLKAIGIRPNVVSWTSIISGCCQNAHYEDSLYYFKEMQNDGIEPNSVTLASVLRACAALAFLKKGAELHCFALSKGIDCDTFVATGLIDMYCKSGSLAAARRVFESMSNKTLASWNAMIMGFAAHGLWKEATSLFDEMCEAGVKPDGISFTAVLSACRHSGLTSEGWKYFDNMRNTYNVIPTVEHYACMVDLLARGGYLDEAWDFIRDMPLEPDASVWGALLGGCRNHRNVEIAEIAAKHLFKLEPYNPANYLLMMSIYAYENRWRDVEIMSDAMNAAGVKSRAGWSWIQIGQNVHVFHVDGKLHPEIGEIYFELYQLASEMKSLGYVPDISCIIHNVNETEKEKLLMSHTEKLAITYGLINTERDTTIRVITNTRVCNDCHSMAKFISKIRGREILLRDGARYHRFKDGNCSCNDYW, encoded by the coding sequence ATGGAGGTTTCCATGTCTTTACCTCAACTGAACCAATCTGCTTCTCCACATCATCACTTCActgcaacaagaaagagaagaagaagaagcaatgcCATCAACCAATATACTGGTTTCAAAAACCAAACTTTAACCTCTCAGCCTTACACTTGTCCATCCTCTTCATCTCCAATGTATGAGGAACTCATGAGCTTAACATCTCTGGCATCACTGAAACAAGCCCACTGCCGGATTTTGAAATCAGTGGAAGCATCACAGTGTGATTGGCTGCTGATGAACAGGATGCTTCAACTGTACTCAGAGTTTGGGGATTTTCAGTCTGCAGCCATGGTTTTCTTGATTGGTTTGCAGCATGAAGCTTTGTCTTGGActgatttgattgaaaagttcAGGAATGAAGATAATCCAAGTAAGTTGCTTGAAGTTCTTGGTGAATTGCATGGAATGGGAGTGGTTTTTACTGCTAGAGTCTTGATCACTGCTCTAAAGATCAGTTCAAAGCTAGAGGATCTGTTATTCGGTCTGCAAATGCTTACATTTGTTATCaaattgggttttgattctGATCCCTATGTCATGTGTGCGGTTATGGATTTTCATGCTGATTTCTTTGGCATTGAGTCTGCAAATGAGTTCTTTGAGGAGACACCCATGAAAAGTAGTGTTCTTTGGAATAAAGTTGTGACCTTGAATGCAGAGTATGGGGAGTGGTTGAATGCCTTGCAGTATTTCCAAAAGATGCAAACTTTAGGCATCAAAGCTGATGAAGTCACAATTGCTAAAGCTCTTCATGTTTGTGGGAGGCTCCAAACACTCAAAGAAGGGAAAGCACTTCACGGTTATGCTATTCGATCAGGATATTCGTCGGCTTTACTAGTAGGCAATGTACTGATTGCTATGTACTCTCACAATGCTTCAGCTGAATTAGCAAGAAGAGTTTTTCAATCCATGGACAGTAGGAATGTTGTGTCATGGAATTCAATTATCTCTGGTTTTGCTCTTAATGGTTTCTTAGACGATGCATTTGAGCTCTTTAATGAGATGATATCATCTGGTTTGCAGCCAGATTTGGTCAGTTGGAACTGCTTGCTCTCAGGTCATTCACTGCATGGTTCCACTAATGAAGCAATGAACATTCTTCGAAGAATGCTGCCGATGGATCTAAAGCCAAATTCAAGCTCCATCTCGAGTGTTCTTCGAGCAGTAAGCGATTCGGGATTGCTTGATGTCGGTAAGCAAATACATGGCTATGTGATGAGACATGGGCTTGCATCAAATGTGTATGTAGGCACATCACTGATAGACATGTATGTGAAATGCTGCAGATTAGATGATGCTCGGAGAGTCTTTCACTTGATGAAGCATAGAAATGTTTACACATGGAATTCACTGATCTCCGGGTTTGCCCATGGTGGTTTTCTTGATGAATCTTTGGAGCTGTTGAAACTGATGGAGAGGGAAGGTGTTCAGCCTGATTTAACTACGTGGAATGGATTGATTGATGGGTACACGATAAAAGGGATGAGCAAACAAGCATCGCGGTTAATTCATCAACTGAAAGCAATAGGAATCAGGCCAAATGTGGTTTCATGGACATCGATCATCTCCGGTTGTTGTCAGAATGCACATTATGAGGATTCTTTATACTATTTCAAGGAGATGCAGAATGACGGGATCGAACCCAATTCAGTAACTCTAGCTTCTGTCCTCCGAGCTTGTGCTGCTTTGGCATTTCTGAAGAAGGGAGCAGAATTGCATTGTTTTGCATTGAGCAAAGGTATTGATTGTGATACATTTGTTGCCACAGGACTTATTGATATGTACTGTAAATCCGGAAGCTTAGCAGCTGCCCGACGAGTATTTGAGAGCATGTCAAACAAAACTCTGGCCTCATGGAATGCAATGATCATGGGCTTTGCTGCACATGGACTATGGAAGGAAGCGACTTCACTCTTTGATGAAATGTGTGAAGCAGGAGTGAAACCAGACGGTATATCTTTTACTGCTGTGCTCTCAGCTTGCCGGCATTCCGGATTAACCAGTGAAGGATGGAAGTATTTTGACAACATGAGAAACACTTACAATGTGATACCAACCGTTGAGCATTATGCATGTATGGTTGATCTTCTAGCACGAGGAGGTTATCTAGATGAAGCGTGGGATTTTATTCGAGATATGCCATTGGAACCTGATGCTAGTGTGTGGGGTGCTCTTCTCGGAGGTTGCAGAAATCACAGAAATGTGGAGATTGCTGAAATTGCAGCAAAGCATTTGTTCAAATTAGAACCTTATAATCCTGCCAATTATTTGCTGATGAtgagtatatatgcatatgagAATCGTTGGAGGGATGTCGAGATAATGAGTGATGCAATGAATGCAGCAGGAGTGAAGAGTAGAGCTGGATGGAGTTGGATACAGATCGGTCAAAATGTACATGTTTTCCATGTTGACGGGAAACTGCATCCTGAAATCGGTGAGATATACTTTGAGTTGTATCAACTGGCTTCTGAGATGAAAAGTTTAGGATATGTACCTGATATCAGTTGCATAATTCACAATGTCAATGAAACGGAGAAGGAGAAATTGCTGATGAGTCACACTGAAAAACTGGCAATCACTTACGGGCTTATCAATACTGAGAGGGATACCACAATAAGAGTGATAACCAATACAAGAGTATGCAATGACTGTCATTCAATGGCAAAGTTCATATCAAAAATAAGGGGCCGGGAAATCTTGCTCAGGGATGGTGCCCGGTATCACCGTTTCAAGGATGGAAACTGTTCATGCAATGACTATTGGTGA
- the LOC120251255 gene encoding probable polygalacturonase, which translates to MAIKILAALCLLSMLLLRCSSAEEEEAVTCSGIVPMRGRAEVISITDFGGVGDGLTLNTAAFQAAIFRISHLRRRGGTLLYIPAGVWLTGSFDLTSHMTLYLAKGAVIKATQDTTKWPLIDPLPSYGRGRELPGQRYKSFIHGNGLHDVIITGENGTIDGQGDVWWNMWRQRILPFTRPNLVEFMHSGNILISNTIFQNSPFWNIHPVYCSNVVVRNVTILAPFDSPNTDGVDPDSSLNVCIEDCYISTGDDLVAVKSGWDEYGIAYGRPSSGITIRRVTGSSPFAGIAIGSETSGGVDNVLVENVNIYNTGIGIHIKTNIGRGGYIKNVSISDVYLNKVRKGLRIAGDVGDHPDSKFNPNALPVVDGLIIKNVRGENVLQPGSIQGIKNSPFTRICLSNVKLFGDWSQSWKCMDVSGAALEVQPAPCQELTSTFDVSFCANAV; encoded by the exons ATGGCGATCAAAATCCTGGCGGCGTTGTGTTTGTTGTCCATGCTTCTCCTGCGTTGCAGCtcggcggaggaggaggaggcagTGACTTGCTCCGGCATTGTGCCGATGAGGGGGCGGGCGGAGGTCATATCAATCACTGACTTTGGAGGTGTTGGCGATGGCCTGACTCTCAACACCGCTGCGTTCCAAGCAGCCATCTTTCGGATCAGCCATCTCCGGCGGCGCGGCGGCACTTTGTTGTATATCCCTGCTGGAGTTTGGCTCACCGGGAGCTTTGATCTCACTAGTCATATGACTCTCTATCTTGCCAAAGGGGCTGTCATCAAAGCCACACAG GATACGACCAAGTGGCCATTGATTGATCCCCTTCCATCTTATGGAAGAGGCCGGGAGTTACCAGGCCAACGATATAAGAGTTTCATTCATGGCAATGGACTTCATGATGTTATTATAACAG GAGAGAATGGTACCATTGATGGTCAAGGTGATGTTTGGTGGAATATGTGGAGGCAAAGAATACTTCCTTTCACAAGACCAAATCTTGTCGAGTTTATGCATTCTGGAAATATCTTAATTTCTAATACCATATTTCAGAATTCACCGTTTTGGAATATCCATCCCGTTTATTGCAG CAATGTGGTAGTAAGAAATGTTACTATATTGGCTCCATTTGATTCTCCAAACACTGATGGAGTCGACCCAG ATTCCAGCTTGAATGTTTGCATCGAGGATTGCTACATTTCAACTGGAGATGACTTGGTCGCGGTGAAGAGTGGGTGGGATGAGTATGGCATTGCTTATGGCCGTCCTAGCTCCGGCATTACCATCCGAAGGGTCACAGGATCTTCGCCTTTTGCTGGAATTGCCATCGGGAGTGAAACTTCAGGAGGAGTGGATAATGTCTTGGTGGAGAATGTAAATATCTACAACACGGGCATTGGCATCCACATAAAGACCAACATAGGCCGGGGAGGTTACATAAAGAACGTCTCTATATCGGATGTCTACCTGAACAAAGTTCGCAAGGGGCTGAGAATAGCAGGAGATGTGGGGGACCACCCTGACAGCAAGTTCAACCCGAATGCACTTCCGGTTGTGGACGGGTTGATAATCAAGAATGTTCGGGGTGAGAATGTTCTGCAGCCGGGATCAATACAAGGCATCAAGAACTCACCCTTCACAAGGATTTGTCTTTCAAATGTAAAGCTCTTCGGTGATTGGTCACAATCTTGGAAGTGCATGGATGTGAGCGGTGCTGCGCTCGAGGTTCAGCCAGCTCCTTGCCAGGAGCTGACTAGCACCTTTGATGTGAGCTTCTGTGCCAATGCTGTTTGA